ATCGTTCCTGTTCTAGTCCCATCAGCATCGGGTAATAGGTAAGCGTTAACTGATCGACAGCATCTGACGGCGTTGGGCGCGGCGACGCCGGCGCCGGGCCGTGGCTTCCTGAAGTTCCGCTTCGCGCGAGGCGAGGATGTGTTCTGGGTGCGCCTTGGCCCAAAGATCGGGCAGCAGCGGGCGGATGGCGCCGGTGTCCGTGGGGTTGATCGCCGGAAGCTCGCGCAGAATGTCGGTCAGGTAGGCGGTCACGTCGAGATGGTACAACCTGGCACTCTGCACGACCGAATACAGCACCGCCGCGGTTTGTCCGCCGCGCAGACTTCCGAAAAACAAAAAGTTCTTCCGACCAATGGCGACCGGCCTGATCGAGCGTTCCAGATGGCCCGTATCGAGCTGAATTCGTCCCTCGTCGAAGAACCGAGTCAGGTCCGCCCGGCGGTTCAAGGCATAGGTGATGGCCCCGGCCAGCTTCGTCGTGGGCCGCAACGTTGGCAAGGCGTCGTCCCAACTGGCGAACAGCCGATCGACCACTGACCGCGACTCGCGTTGGTGTAGCGTGCGGCGCTCGTCGAACGAAAGACTCTTGCTCCGATCGTCGATATCGTACAGCAACTGGATTCGGGCCAGCGTCTCGTTGACGAGCGGATGACTGGTCGTGGCCAGGGCCTCGTCGAACTTGCGGCGCGTGTGCATCCAGCAGCCGGCCGGGATCAACCGCTCCGAGAATTCCTTTACCAGCGATTCGTAAGCCGAATGTCCGTCGGTCTGCAGGACGCCGCGAAAATCTGCCAGCACCTCTCGCGGACCCTCGCGGCTGCGGGTAGGCCGGAAGTCGTAGTATAGGAATTGATGTGCGGCGTCACCTGCGTAGCCGAATAAGTACCCTTGCGATGATTTGCCAGGCACGCCACCGAGATACCGCACGGGTGTTTCGTCGACCTGCACGACGAAGCTCTTGAGAATCTCGTCCAGCCCGAGCGAGACAATTGGCTTGAGGCACTGTGCCGTGCCCGCGAGCAGTTTCCACAACAGGGGCCGCGACAACCAGACTCCGAGTGGACCGATCAGCATCTCTTGATGGCGATACGTTGGCAAGTGGCGCTCGAACTTGGCCGACACGATCCAGGCCAACACGCTCGCGCCGAACGGGCTTTTATCGATAGGAACCGGCGGTTTCGCCGTCGTGACGACTTGATCCCCGGCCCGGCAACCGGAACAAGCATAGGTGTACCGCACATGTTCGACGACGTAGGCTTGCGCCGGTTCGAGTTCGATCTGCTTGGTAACTCGCGTGGCAATCACGACCCACTCTCCGCCGCAACAACCGCAAGGCCGCTGCTCGTCGGGAAGCGGATGATCTTCGCGGCGCACCGGCAGAAAGTCGGGAATGACAAACTTACGGCGCGGCTTGCGTGGGGGCTTGGGCGTTGGATTCTCTGGGGTGGCTACTGCGGCAGACTCGGCCGTCTCCGCTTCCGAGGGCGTTGTTTCTAAGGGGAGCACCCCAAACAGAAGCTGCTGGTCGGGCGAGGGCGTGTAGCGCTCGCGACGCGGACCGAACAGAGCCTTCTTGAGCAGCGCCAGTTGCTCGCGAGCCTGATCGAGGGCTACTTGCTGCGCAGCAATCTGCTCCTGCTGCAAGGCAATCACCCCATCCTTCTCGCAGAGGAGAGACTCCTTCTCCGCAAGCGTCGCAAGCAGGTCATCAGGATTCAACCGTCCGTGATCCATGTGAAATAGAGGTACGAAGCGGGCAAAAAGTTACGCGACCGGCGAAAATAATTTCTCGCGCGGCGCATTGGACCGCATG
The Planctomycetia bacterium DNA segment above includes these coding regions:
- a CDS encoding IS66 family transposase, giving the protein MDHGRLNPDDLLATLAEKESLLCEKDGVIALQQEQIAAQQVALDQAREQLALLKKALFGPRRERYTPSPDQQLLFGVLPLETTPSEAETAESAAVATPENPTPKPPRKPRRKFVIPDFLPVRREDHPLPDEQRPCGCCGGEWVVIATRVTKQIELEPAQAYVVEHVRYTYACSGCRAGDQVVTTAKPPVPIDKSPFGASVLAWIVSAKFERHLPTYRHQEMLIGPLGVWLSRPLLWKLLAGTAQCLKPIVSLGLDEILKSFVVQVDETPVRYLGGVPGKSSQGYLFGYAGDAAHQFLYYDFRPTRSREGPREVLADFRGVLQTDGHSAYESLVKEFSERLIPAGCWMHTRRKFDEALATTSHPLVNETLARIQLLYDIDDRSKSLSFDERRTLHQRESRSVVDRLFASWDDALPTLRPTTKLAGAITYALNRRADLTRFFDEGRIQLDTGHLERSIRPVAIGRKNFLFFGSLRGGQTAAVLYSVVQSARLYHLDVTAYLTDILRELPAINPTDTGAIRPLLPDLWAKAHPEHILASREAELQEATARRRRRRAQRRQMLSIS